A part of Legionella sainthelensi genomic DNA contains:
- a CDS encoding ABC-F family ATP-binding cassette domain-containing protein, translated as MIALNQLGMAYGQRLLFYDVSLNLNSGFCYALVGANGCGKSTFFRLITGEEEVTSGEIMMPKDATIGWLKQDQFRYEDTLIKDIVLQGKPKLWQALSEREALLASDTWDDDKGFRFAALEEIIAHYNGYSAEAEVETILLGLGIAKDYLQKPLKALSGGYKLRVLLAQTLFQHPSVLLLDEPTNHLDILSIRWLEKYLKNEYQGLVIFISHDMEFIDNLADYILDLDYGEIRQYRGNYARFLTEKNQLEEQKNLEKKSAEAKIAEMQKFVDKYKAKASKAGQARSRMKMIEKIEIPDVKHSSRVAPHFHFAPKKISGKHVIKAEHLSKSFKNKTLFTHLDFKVDRGEKVAIMGVNGIGKSTLIKILTGMIQSDEGQVILGHEVSMSYFSQDHHELLNRHVSVFHWLSDVVSGVTEQQIRRALGQMLFVKEDVDKDILSLSGGEAARLLLAKTILESPNLLILDEPTNHMDLETIEALAQALVHYSGTVVFVSHNRHFVDKIATRILYFDPQTGVRDYKGCYVDFAQHYME; from the coding sequence ATGATTGCATTAAATCAATTGGGTATGGCTTATGGTCAACGGCTTCTTTTTTATGATGTAAGTCTGAACTTAAATTCAGGGTTTTGTTATGCTTTGGTGGGCGCAAATGGCTGCGGAAAATCAACTTTTTTTCGGCTGATTACTGGAGAAGAGGAGGTGACTTCCGGGGAAATTATGATGCCCAAGGATGCTACAATTGGCTGGTTGAAGCAGGATCAATTTCGTTATGAAGATACTTTAATTAAGGATATTGTCTTACAAGGAAAGCCTAAATTATGGCAGGCCTTGTCGGAACGTGAAGCCCTATTGGCAAGTGATACTTGGGATGATGATAAAGGCTTTCGTTTTGCAGCTTTGGAAGAGATTATCGCGCATTATAATGGATATTCGGCGGAAGCAGAGGTTGAAACGATTTTATTAGGTTTAGGAATTGCTAAAGATTATCTGCAAAAACCACTTAAGGCATTGTCAGGTGGTTATAAGTTGCGTGTTCTATTGGCACAAACTTTATTTCAACATCCTTCTGTTTTATTGCTCGATGAGCCCACAAACCATTTGGATATTTTATCTATTCGTTGGTTGGAGAAGTATTTAAAAAATGAATACCAAGGACTAGTTATCTTTATTTCCCATGACATGGAATTTATTGATAATTTAGCGGATTATATTTTGGATCTGGATTACGGTGAAATCAGACAATACCGCGGCAATTATGCGCGCTTCCTAACGGAAAAAAATCAGTTAGAAGAGCAAAAAAATCTTGAAAAAAAGAGTGCTGAAGCCAAGATTGCAGAAATGCAAAAATTTGTTGATAAATATAAAGCCAAAGCCTCTAAAGCAGGACAAGCGCGCTCGCGCATGAAGATGATTGAAAAAATCGAGATTCCTGATGTGAAGCACTCTTCACGAGTTGCACCGCATTTTCATTTTGCACCTAAAAAAATATCTGGAAAGCATGTAATTAAAGCAGAGCACTTGAGTAAATCATTTAAGAATAAGACCTTATTCACACATCTCGATTTTAAAGTAGATCGTGGTGAAAAAGTAGCAATTATGGGGGTTAATGGAATTGGGAAATCCACTTTAATTAAAATCTTAACGGGGATGATCCAGAGTGATGAAGGCCAAGTTATTTTAGGTCATGAAGTAAGCATGAGTTATTTTTCTCAAGATCATCATGAACTGCTCAATCGTCATGTGAGTGTCTTTCATTGGTTATCTGACGTCGTGAGTGGTGTGACTGAGCAGCAGATACGTAGGGCACTTGGTCAAATGTTGTTTGTGAAAGAAGATGTAGATAAGGATATTTTATCACTCAGTGGAGGGGAGGCTGCTCGACTCTTATTGGCTAAGACGATTTTAGAGTCACCTAATTTATTAATTCTTGATGAGCCAACGAACCACATGGATTTGGAAACCATTGAAGCTTTGGCGCAGGCCTTAGTTCATTATAGTGGAACGGTTGTTTTTGTCAGCCATAATCGACATTTCGTTGACAAAATTGCAACGAGAATTTTATATTTCGATCCGCAAACAGGTGTTCGCGATTATAAAGGATGTTATGTGGATTTTGCTCAGCATTATATGGAGTGA
- a CDS encoding proline iminopeptidase-family hydrolase — MILNEYCSSAQCSVIGGTIAYTIANEYAAELPLIVVHGGPGTPHNYLASLASFLPERPVVFYDQLDCGWSAKTNNPHWWHIDRFVDEIEKLSQHLGFQRFNLYAHSAGTMYAFDYALTYPDKITNLILASPVLSINAYLASMHELLATFPENIRTAFKLAIEQNKTNTLELMEATAYFAEHHLCRLPVWPDELFESSVNTNTQLRDHMWGCNDFLVTGVLKNYERLPHLSAFEVNTLITVGEYDFISPITCKKYAELMSNAQLAIIQGASHNPHLEQPKLYAEVLHSWLDSK, encoded by the coding sequence GTGATTTTAAATGAATATTGTTCTTCCGCTCAATGTTCAGTCATTGGCGGAACCATTGCATATACAATTGCTAATGAGTACGCAGCTGAATTACCACTCATTGTGGTTCATGGCGGGCCTGGGACCCCGCATAATTATTTAGCTTCTTTAGCTTCGTTTCTTCCCGAGAGACCTGTAGTTTTTTATGATCAGTTGGATTGCGGCTGGTCTGCAAAAACGAATAATCCGCACTGGTGGCACATAGATCGCTTCGTGGATGAAATTGAAAAACTAAGTCAGCATTTAGGATTTCAGCGATTTAATCTTTATGCACATTCTGCAGGAACTATGTATGCTTTTGATTATGCATTAACATATCCTGATAAGATTACCAATCTTATTTTGGCCTCACCTGTGTTAAGTATCAACGCTTATTTAGCTTCTATGCATGAATTACTCGCCACTTTTCCTGAGAATATCCGAACGGCTTTTAAATTGGCAATTGAACAGAATAAAACGAATACTCTTGAGTTGATGGAAGCAACCGCATATTTTGCGGAGCATCATTTATGTCGTTTACCGGTTTGGCCAGATGAACTGTTCGAGTCTTCGGTGAATACCAATACTCAGTTACGGGATCACATGTGGGGATGTAATGATTTTCTAGTGACCGGTGTTTTGAAAAATTATGAACGATTACCCCATTTATCTGCATTTGAGGTAAACACCTTGATTACAGTGGGAGAGTATGATTTTATTTCACCCATTACATGTAAAAAATATGCTGAATTAATGAGTAATGCGCAATTGGCAATTATCCAGGGTGCGTCACACAATCCTCATTTAGAGCAGCCAAAGTTGTATGCAGAGGTGTTACATTCATGGTTAGATAGCAAGTAA
- a CDS encoding MFS transporter: MQNRFLPWLFLLSLISTCAEVDISVPGFPQIAQFFNVSESVIQATITYNFLGYFLGALLYGPLSDSFGRRKMMLFGNAILSIGAVGCFYAPSIDFLLMSRFIQGIGASTSVVLVFTMIADLYQGEKAMKLIGMMNAALSIIMACAPLLGGVINQAIGWRGNYGTVAIFSVFVWVLLLFLLPESKNQLDRFNTKKMMGDYRQLLTSSQFITASMVPSLLFAAYMSYIVGSAFLYIETFGLTTLTFVVHQAIIVASFAITSMYASKIIPIFGPNKTVKYGVTLSFISILAFVVLSVEGISSAYWTTLFMSLFGIGFAACYPIIFSNSLSIFPVLQGPASSLIMGSRALLVSVSTAITGYLYNGQPFMFALSIFFGVIIASLFSLSWLNANQPSEEVPA, translated from the coding sequence ATGCAAAACCGATTTTTACCATGGTTATTTTTGCTGTCATTAATTAGTACTTGTGCTGAAGTGGACATTTCAGTACCTGGGTTTCCCCAGATTGCGCAGTTTTTTAATGTTTCTGAAAGCGTTATTCAAGCAACGATTACCTATAATTTTTTAGGTTATTTCCTTGGAGCTTTGCTTTACGGTCCTTTGTCGGATAGTTTTGGCCGAAGAAAGATGATGTTATTTGGCAATGCGATTTTATCAATAGGTGCAGTGGGTTGTTTTTATGCGCCAAGCATTGATTTTCTTTTAATGTCTCGATTTATCCAAGGTATTGGCGCGAGTACTTCAGTCGTTTTGGTATTCACTATGATTGCTGATTTATACCAGGGTGAAAAAGCGATGAAACTGATTGGCATGATGAATGCTGCATTATCAATCATTATGGCTTGTGCACCTTTATTAGGAGGCGTAATCAATCAAGCGATTGGTTGGCGAGGCAATTATGGCACGGTGGCAATATTTAGTGTGTTTGTTTGGGTTTTATTATTGTTTTTATTGCCAGAATCAAAGAACCAATTAGATCGTTTTAACACTAAAAAAATGATGGGTGATTACAGGCAACTACTTACCAGTAGCCAATTTATTACAGCATCTATGGTTCCAAGCCTATTATTTGCTGCATATATGTCTTATATAGTAGGTAGTGCTTTTTTATACATAGAAACATTTGGTTTAACTACTTTAACTTTTGTAGTACACCAGGCAATTATTGTGGCTTCTTTTGCGATAACCAGTATGTATGCAAGCAAAATTATTCCCATATTTGGTCCAAATAAAACGGTAAAATATGGTGTCACTTTGAGTTTCATCAGTATATTGGCTTTTGTTGTATTGAGTGTAGAAGGTATAAGTTCAGCCTATTGGACCACTTTATTTATGTCTTTATTTGGGATCGGTTTTGCTGCTTGTTATCCCATTATCTTTTCCAACTCTTTGTCCATATTCCCGGTATTACAAGGTCCTGCTTCTTCATTGATCATGGGGTCTAGGGCTTTGTTGGTTTCTGTGTCTACGGCGATCACGGGTTATTTGTATAATGGACAGCCCTTTATGTTTGCTTTGTCTATTTTCTTTGGCGTAATCATCGCGAGCTTGTTTTCTTTAAGTTGGTTAAATGCGAACCAACCTTCAGAGGAAGTCCCTGCGTGA
- a CDS encoding LysR family transcriptional regulator codes for MINNQLNLNDLAIFALVVKNQSFTQAALEAGISKAWVSQKISQLESVLGIKLLKRTTRSLSLTIGGKILFEHCQIMLKEVANAENHLREYAKTPSGKLVITCPEITGLELLPTLLSEFNSLYPQIRTRLIITDQLMDLTQQGIDFAFRTGKLTDSTLVSRYIGKVSRCLVASPAYLSSHNSIKSPEDLKEHSLLKHSSLSDWPLKNGEDVFKVPIKNAMIESSSLIFLHKMACLDRGIAFLPYYLCSDALKNNILIEVLPEWSNTDNHYYLVFHKDKSVLYINQLFKAFILGSDLKHRIAR; via the coding sequence ATGATAAACAATCAATTGAATCTCAATGATTTAGCAATTTTTGCTTTGGTAGTTAAAAATCAAAGTTTTACCCAAGCAGCACTTGAAGCCGGCATCTCTAAAGCCTGGGTCAGCCAAAAAATATCACAACTGGAAAGTGTTCTTGGAATTAAGCTACTCAAAAGAACGACCAGATCATTAAGTCTCACGATAGGTGGGAAAATTTTATTTGAACATTGTCAAATCATGTTGAAAGAAGTTGCGAATGCAGAAAATCATTTACGAGAGTATGCAAAAACCCCTTCTGGAAAACTAGTAATTACTTGTCCTGAGATCACTGGCTTAGAATTATTGCCGACTTTATTAAGTGAGTTTAACTCCCTTTATCCTCAAATAAGAACTCGTTTAATAATTACGGATCAGCTCATGGATTTGACCCAGCAAGGAATTGATTTTGCCTTCCGAACTGGTAAGCTCACTGATTCAACTCTTGTATCTCGTTACATCGGTAAAGTATCTCGTTGTCTCGTTGCTTCTCCTGCATACTTATCCAGCCATAATTCGATAAAAAGCCCTGAGGATCTAAAGGAGCATTCTTTGTTAAAGCATAGTTCTCTGAGTGATTGGCCCTTAAAAAACGGAGAAGACGTTTTTAAAGTTCCTATTAAAAATGCAATGATTGAAAGTAGTTCTTTAATCTTTTTACACAAAATGGCTTGCCTTGATCGAGGTATCGCTTTTCTTCCCTATTATTTATGTTCTGATGCATTAAAAAATAATATTTTAATCGAAGTGTTACCTGAATGGTCAAATACAGATAATCATTATTACCTGGTTTTTCATAAAGACAAAAGTGTCCTTTATATAAACCAATTATTTAAAGCATTTATATTGGGATCTGATTTAAAACATAGGATTGCTCGATAG